Proteins encoded in a region of the Streptomyces sp. PCS3-D2 genome:
- a CDS encoding DUF5302 domain-containing protein, which yields MADEAGIPQDESPAEAAKRRFREALERNAAKAHSQQAHQNRAKVQGSSSAASGKTKKVRRKSG from the coding sequence ATGGCTGACGAAGCAGGCATCCCGCAGGACGAGTCCCCGGCCGAAGCGGCCAAGCGCCGGTTCCGGGAGGCCCTGGAGCGCAACGCCGCGAAGGCCCACTCCCAGCAGGCGCACCAGAACCGGGCCAAGGTACAGGGCTCCAGCAGCGCCGCGAGCGGCAAGACCAAGAAGGTCCGCCGCAAGAGCGGCTGA
- a CDS encoding DinB family protein, whose product MKATDVIADGFGRIREAVYEAVDGAPADLLNARVDPAANSVTWLVWHLTRIQDDHIAAAAGLEQVWEAGGWADRFALRLPTESTGYAHSARQAGTVRVDAGELLLGYFDAVHEQTLGFVRGLAAADLDRVVDERWDPPVTLGVRLVSVLADDLQHAGQAAFVRGVLERGRTS is encoded by the coding sequence ATGAAGGCTACGGACGTCATCGCGGACGGGTTCGGCCGGATCCGGGAGGCCGTGTACGAGGCCGTGGACGGCGCGCCCGCGGACCTGTTGAACGCCCGCGTCGACCCGGCCGCGAACTCCGTCACCTGGCTGGTCTGGCACCTGACCCGGATCCAGGACGACCACATCGCGGCCGCGGCAGGCCTGGAGCAGGTGTGGGAGGCCGGGGGCTGGGCGGACCGGTTCGCCCTGCGGCTGCCCACCGAATCCACCGGCTACGCCCATTCCGCGCGGCAGGCGGGCACCGTGAGGGTGGATGCGGGAGAGCTCCTGCTGGGCTACTTCGACGCGGTGCACGAGCAGACCCTGGGCTTCGTCCGGGGGCTCGCGGCCGCCGACCTGGACCGGGTGGTCGACGAGCGCTGGGACCCGCCGGTCACCCTCGGAGTCCGCCTGGTCAGCGTGCTCGCCGACGACCTCCAGCACGCGGGCCAGGCGGCCTTCGTCCGCGGGGTGCTGGAGCGGGGCCGGACGTCCTGA
- a CDS encoding MarR family winged helix-turn-helix transcriptional regulator yields MSETATHTPTKVQLLELLAAIGTAQWREFAAAAAQYGLTPTQARVLAQLDGPVPMRGLAALLVCDASNVTGIVDRLEARELVRREPSAADRRVKNVVATEAGREVIRRVREEMQAAHGALDTLDDAESATLYALLARLRPSMEKS; encoded by the coding sequence ATGAGCGAGACCGCCACCCACACCCCGACGAAGGTCCAGCTGCTGGAGCTGCTCGCAGCCATCGGCACCGCCCAGTGGCGCGAGTTCGCCGCGGCCGCCGCCCAGTACGGCCTCACGCCCACCCAGGCGCGGGTCCTCGCCCAGCTGGACGGCCCGGTGCCCATGCGCGGCCTCGCCGCCCTGCTCGTCTGCGACGCGTCCAACGTGACCGGCATCGTGGACCGGCTGGAGGCCCGCGAGCTCGTGCGGAGGGAGCCGTCCGCCGCCGACCGCCGCGTCAAGAACGTGGTGGCCACGGAAGCCGGCCGGGAGGTCATCCGCCGGGTGCGGGAGGAGATGCAGGCGGCCCACGGCGCGCTCGACACGCTCGACGACGCCGAGAGCGCGACGCTCTACGCCCTGCTGGCCCGGCTGAGGCCGTCGATGGAGAAGAGCTAG
- a CDS encoding glycoside hydrolase family 19 protein, translated as MIRALRRRALSLVAAAAVTAGLAIALPSSPAAAAAPCASPWASSAVYTNGMSASYGGRNWQAKWWTQGETPGTTGQWGVWADQGTCGGGGQDPDPDPDPSGFVVSEAQFHQMFPNRNPFYTYNGLVAALSAYPGFARTGDDTVKRREAAAFLANVSHETGGLVHIVEQNTANYPHYCDATQPYGCPAGQAAYYGRGPIQLSWNFNYKAAGDALGINLLANPYLVEQDPAVAMKTALWYWNTQNGPGTMTAHAAMVGGAGFGETIRSINGALECNGGNPAQVQSRISKYQSFTQLLGVTPGANLSC; from the coding sequence GTGATACGTGCGCTTCGCCGCCGCGCCCTCAGCCTGGTCGCCGCCGCGGCCGTCACGGCCGGTCTCGCCATCGCCCTTCCGTCCTCCCCCGCCGCCGCGGCGGCCCCCTGCGCCTCCCCGTGGGCCTCCTCGGCCGTCTACACCAACGGCATGAGCGCCTCGTACGGCGGTCGTAACTGGCAGGCCAAGTGGTGGACCCAGGGCGAGACGCCCGGCACCACCGGCCAGTGGGGCGTGTGGGCGGACCAGGGCACCTGCGGCGGGGGCGGCCAGGACCCGGACCCCGACCCGGACCCGTCCGGATTCGTCGTCTCCGAGGCCCAGTTCCACCAGATGTTCCCGAACCGCAATCCCTTCTACACCTACAACGGCCTGGTCGCGGCGCTGTCCGCCTATCCCGGCTTCGCCAGGACCGGCGACGACACGGTCAAACGCCGCGAGGCCGCCGCCTTCCTCGCGAACGTTTCGCACGAGACCGGCGGCCTCGTGCACATCGTGGAGCAGAACACCGCCAATTACCCGCACTACTGCGACGCGACGCAGCCGTACGGCTGTCCGGCCGGACAGGCCGCCTACTACGGCCGCGGGCCCATCCAGCTCAGCTGGAACTTCAACTACAAGGCAGCCGGTGACGCCCTCGGCATCAACCTCCTGGCCAACCCCTACCTCGTGGAGCAGGATCCGGCCGTCGCCATGAAGACGGCGCTCTGGTACTGGAACACGCAGAACGGGCCGGGAACGATGACCGCTCACGCCGCCATGGTGGGCGGCGCGGGCTTCGGCGAGACCATCCGCTCCATCAACGGCGCCCTGGAATGCAACGGCGGCAACCCCGCCCAGGTCCAGAGCCGGATCTCCAAGTACCAGAGCTTCACCCAGCTGCTGGGCGTCACCCCGGGCGCCAACCTGAGCTGCTGA
- a CDS encoding VOC family protein: protein MATRRVVPNVQSEAAQESREFYGLLGFEEVMNHGWIMTLASPSSPTAQISIMSRDKTAPVVPDMSIEVDDVDAAYTAVRESGAEIVHPLQDEEWGVRRFFVRDPNGRVVNVLGHR, encoded by the coding sequence ATGGCCACGCGACGTGTCGTACCCAATGTCCAGTCGGAGGCTGCACAGGAGAGCCGCGAGTTCTACGGCCTGCTCGGGTTCGAGGAGGTCATGAACCACGGCTGGATCATGACGCTCGCGTCCCCGTCCAGTCCGACGGCGCAGATCAGCATCATGTCCCGGGACAAGACCGCACCCGTTGTTCCCGACATGAGCATCGAGGTGGACGACGTGGACGCCGCCTACACGGCCGTGCGGGAGAGCGGCGCGGAGATCGTCCACCCTCTTCAGGACGAGGAGTGGGGGGTGCGGCGGTTCTTCGTCCGTGACCCCAACGGCCGGGTGGTCAACGTACTGGGCCACCGCTGA
- a CDS encoding HutD family protein: MNGDHIRILRAADRPATVWKNGGGVTREIAVWPADADMDSFRWRASLAEVAADGPFSAFPGIDRTLTLAEGAGMDLVVGGERRLVTERFAPQDFAGDEPTDCRLVGGPVVNFNVMYRRGTTTARTVVVRDSLALAAEPGETLLVVVLDGSAALDTPQGPARTLGPYDALLARGGFAGRVRTDGRAAVVRFR; the protein is encoded by the coding sequence GTGAACGGCGACCACATCCGGATCCTGCGCGCGGCCGACCGCCCCGCCACGGTCTGGAAGAACGGCGGGGGAGTCACTCGGGAGATCGCCGTCTGGCCCGCGGACGCCGACATGGACTCGTTCCGGTGGCGGGCGAGTCTGGCCGAGGTGGCCGCCGACGGCCCCTTCTCGGCCTTCCCCGGCATCGACCGCACCCTGACCCTCGCCGAGGGCGCGGGCATGGACCTCGTGGTGGGAGGCGAGCGCCGGCTCGTCACCGAACGCTTCGCACCGCAGGACTTCGCCGGGGACGAGCCGACGGACTGCCGGCTCGTCGGCGGTCCGGTCGTGAACTTCAACGTGATGTACCGCCGCGGCACGACGACGGCGCGGACCGTCGTCGTCCGGGACAGCCTCGCCCTGGCGGCCGAACCGGGCGAGACCCTGCTGGTGGTCGTCCTGGACGGCTCGGCGGCGCTGGACACCCCGCAGGGCCCGGCCCGCACCCTGGGCCCGTACGACGCGCTCCTCGCCCGGGGCGGGTTCGCCGGACGCGTACGGACCGACGGCCGCGCGGCTGTGGTCCGCTTCCGCTAG
- a CDS encoding DUF4180 domain-containing protein, with the protein MDTLQRINDVPVLMCAAEGETIAGESEALDCIGNASYLGAEWAVIPVERLGEAFFRLSTRVAGGIIQKFVQYRVGLVVLGDVSRHTEASTALRDFVRECNRGRQTWFLADTDELRDRLTGAGA; encoded by the coding sequence GTGGACACTCTTCAGCGGATCAACGACGTGCCCGTGCTGATGTGCGCGGCCGAGGGCGAGACCATCGCGGGTGAAAGCGAAGCCCTGGACTGCATCGGCAACGCCTCCTACCTGGGCGCCGAGTGGGCCGTCATACCCGTCGAACGCCTCGGCGAGGCGTTCTTCCGGCTGAGCACCCGGGTCGCCGGTGGGATCATCCAGAAGTTCGTCCAGTACCGGGTGGGCCTCGTCGTCCTCGGCGACGTCTCCCGCCACACGGAGGCCAGCACGGCGCTGCGCGACTTCGTCCGCGAGTGCAACCGGGGCCGCCAGACGTGGTTCCTCGCTGACACCGACGAGCTGCGCGACCGGCTGACGGGCGCCGGGGCGTGA
- a CDS encoding FAD-dependent oxidoreductase — MPRPLRVAIVGAGPAGIYAADALLKSEAAVDPGVSIDLFERMPAPFGLIRYGVAPDHPRIKGIITALHQVLDKPQVRLFGNVDYPGDISLDELRSFYDAVIFSTGATADRALSVPGVDLDGSYGAADFVSWYDGHPDVPRTWPLDAEKVAVLGVGNVALDVARILAKTADELLPTEIPVNVYDGLKANKAVEVHVFGRRGPAQAKFSPMELRELDHSPHIEVIVNPEDIDYDEGSIAERRGNKQTDMVAKTLENWAIRDIGDRPHKLFLHFFESPSEILGEDGRVVGLRTERTELDGTGNVRGTGRFTDWDVQSVYRAVGYLSDELPKLPWDVESGTVPDEGGRVIDAGGHMQSTYVTGWIRRGPIGLIGHTKGDANETVANLLADHAEGRLGAPSSPEAEAVESFLAERGVRYTTWEGWYRLDAAEKALGEPQGRARVKIVEREEMLDASGA; from the coding sequence ATGCCTCGCCCTCTGCGGGTAGCAATCGTCGGTGCCGGCCCGGCCGGCATCTATGCCGCCGACGCGCTGCTGAAGTCCGAGGCCGCCGTTGATCCCGGTGTGTCCATAGACCTCTTCGAGCGCATGCCCGCGCCCTTCGGCCTGATCCGCTACGGCGTCGCTCCCGACCACCCGCGGATCAAGGGCATCATCACGGCCCTGCACCAGGTGCTCGACAAGCCGCAGGTCCGCCTCTTCGGCAACGTCGACTACCCCGGCGACATCAGCCTCGACGAGCTGCGCTCCTTCTACGACGCCGTGATCTTCTCCACGGGCGCCACGGCCGACCGCGCGCTCTCCGTCCCCGGTGTCGACCTCGACGGCTCCTACGGCGCGGCCGACTTCGTCTCCTGGTACGACGGCCACCCGGACGTGCCGCGGACCTGGCCGCTCGATGCCGAGAAGGTCGCCGTGCTCGGCGTCGGCAACGTCGCCCTGGACGTCGCGCGCATCCTCGCCAAGACCGCCGACGAACTGCTGCCCACCGAGATCCCGGTCAATGTCTACGACGGCCTCAAGGCCAACAAGGCCGTGGAGGTGCACGTCTTCGGCCGCCGCGGCCCGGCCCAGGCCAAGTTCAGTCCGATGGAGCTGCGCGAGCTGGACCACTCGCCCCACATCGAGGTGATCGTCAACCCCGAGGACATCGACTACGACGAGGGCTCGATCGCCGAGCGGCGCGGGAACAAGCAGACCGACATGGTCGCCAAGACCCTGGAGAACTGGGCGATCCGCGACATCGGCGACCGGCCGCACAAGCTCTTCCTGCACTTCTTCGAGTCGCCCTCGGAGATCCTCGGCGAGGACGGCAGGGTCGTCGGTCTGCGGACCGAGCGCACCGAACTGGACGGCACCGGGAACGTCAGGGGAACCGGCCGGTTCACCGACTGGGACGTCCAGTCCGTCTACCGCGCGGTCGGCTACCTCTCGGACGAACTGCCCAAGCTTCCCTGGGACGTCGAGTCCGGCACCGTCCCGGACGAGGGCGGCCGTGTGATCGACGCCGGCGGCCACATGCAGTCGACATACGTGACCGGCTGGATCCGCCGCGGCCCGATCGGCCTGATCGGCCACACCAAGGGCGACGCCAACGAGACCGTCGCCAACCTGCTCGCCGACCACGCCGAGGGCCGCCTGGGCGCGCCGTCGTCCCCGGAGGCGGAAGCCGTCGAGTCCTTCCTCGCCGAGCGCGGCGTGCGCTACACCACGTGGGAGGGCTGGTACCGGCTGGACGCGGCGGAGAAGGCCCTCGGTGAGCCCCAGGGCCGTGCGCGCGTGAAGATCGTGGAACGCGAGGAGATGCTCGACGCGAGCGGCGCCTGA
- a CDS encoding LuxR family transcriptional regulator: protein MAATGHADTSVGHGELIKAVDRALTNHGRALLTGPAGAGKTEVLRAVAAAAGARRESVLALAPEAADRWIPEASAAALLASVPAAALEQLSGPQRTAIALLRREADAPGAGRDHVALRLAVVEVLRTLAARQPVLLVIDNAQWLDAESTDLLRFALRLTPPRVRVLAAERVQGGAPLGAPLWGPGVPAVRVPPLGADEVAELLLRHGLPARLAGRIHQASGGNPRLALALGHSLAEAAEARDGSAHHADPLPVSGQAREVARGLLAGAPARARRTLLLAALASRPTVSLLRRAGRPDAEAELAEAERAALVRVAEDGAVEFTAGALPTALAADAGWPERAAGHAALAAAVDDPVQAVRHRALATDTPDRGLAAEITEAAAVCRSRGQRALAAELGLLAAERTPFGLPGEELARLVTAAEDAGWAGRADLARRATRAVLARDASPADRVRARLAVIDAAGQALGTLDETFAYAMDEAAGDPALQAAVQLRIAWKHNLSDGDPVRSRDAAAAAGALAAQGGDQTAEAMALTVRARMGRILGDAGAEEILDEALALPAPEVPLGMRNAPQYLAVRHALFDDRLADARRQLMVLLPAVRRTGSAEDVFEVLRSLTEVELRSGRCEAASAHARRALELTIEAGLSPGPAWYVAATAETMGGSFARAESYARRGIQASQEEQDQVFLSRGLHALGLIELATGEAAKAVATLRRVAELEAAQQVVDPSILRWHGELAEALIAADAPGEAADLIGPVRTVALGLGRTGVVAALDRARALCLSAQGEADAAVRLLEETAQRFDGLRLPLERGRTLLALARVERRRRRRAPARAALRSAAEVFERAGAAPWTALAREPAPGDAAGSPVTAAATLTEAESRLALLVSQGASNQEAAAKLFLSVKTVESRLTRIYQKLDVRSRAQLATALRTR, encoded by the coding sequence GTGGCGGCGACGGGGCACGCTGACACAAGCGTCGGACACGGAGAACTGATCAAGGCGGTCGACCGCGCGCTGACGAACCACGGCCGGGCGCTTCTGACCGGACCCGCCGGCGCGGGCAAGACCGAGGTCCTGCGTGCCGTCGCGGCCGCCGCCGGAGCCCGGCGCGAGAGCGTCCTCGCCCTCGCGCCGGAGGCCGCGGACCGATGGATACCCGAGGCCTCCGCCGCGGCCCTCCTCGCCTCCGTCCCCGCGGCCGCCCTGGAGCAGCTCTCCGGCCCCCAGCGCACCGCCATCGCCCTCCTGCGCCGCGAGGCCGACGCGCCCGGTGCCGGACGCGACCACGTCGCCCTGCGCCTGGCCGTCGTCGAGGTGCTCCGTACCCTCGCCGCCCGCCAGCCCGTCCTCCTCGTCATCGACAACGCCCAGTGGCTCGACGCCGAGAGCACCGACCTCCTCCGCTTCGCCCTGCGCCTCACCCCGCCCCGCGTACGGGTCCTGGCCGCCGAACGGGTCCAGGGCGGAGCCCCCCTCGGCGCACCCCTCTGGGGCCCCGGCGTCCCCGCCGTGCGCGTGCCCCCGCTCGGCGCCGACGAGGTCGCCGAACTCCTCCTGCGCCACGGCCTGCCCGCCCGGCTCGCCGGACGCATCCACCAGGCCAGCGGCGGCAACCCGCGCCTGGCCCTGGCCCTCGGCCACTCCCTCGCCGAAGCCGCCGAGGCCCGCGACGGCAGCGCCCACCACGCCGACCCCCTGCCCGTCTCCGGACAGGCGCGCGAGGTCGCCCGCGGTCTCCTCGCCGGCGCCCCCGCCCGGGCCCGCCGCACCCTGCTGCTCGCCGCTCTCGCCTCCCGCCCGACCGTCTCCCTGCTGCGACGGGCCGGCCGCCCCGACGCCGAGGCGGAGCTGGCCGAGGCGGAACGGGCCGCGCTGGTCAGGGTCGCGGAGGACGGCGCCGTCGAGTTCACCGCGGGAGCCCTGCCCACCGCGCTCGCCGCCGACGCGGGCTGGCCCGAACGTGCGGCCGGGCACGCCGCGCTGGCCGCCGCGGTCGACGACCCCGTCCAGGCCGTACGCCACCGGGCGCTGGCCACCGACACACCCGATCGGGGGCTCGCCGCCGAGATCACCGAGGCCGCCGCGGTCTGCCGCAGCCGCGGCCAGCGGGCCCTCGCCGCCGAACTGGGCCTGCTCGCGGCCGAACGCACGCCGTTCGGACTGCCCGGCGAGGAACTGGCCCGCCTCGTCACCGCCGCCGAGGACGCCGGCTGGGCCGGCCGCGCCGACCTCGCGCGGCGCGCCACCCGGGCCGTCCTGGCCCGCGACGCCTCGCCCGCCGACCGGGTACGCGCCCGGCTCGCCGTGATCGACGCCGCGGGCCAGGCCCTCGGCACGCTCGACGAGACCTTCGCGTACGCCATGGACGAAGCCGCCGGGGACCCCGCCCTGCAGGCCGCCGTCCAACTGCGGATCGCCTGGAAGCACAACCTCAGCGACGGCGACCCCGTCCGCTCCCGCGACGCCGCCGCCGCGGCCGGCGCCCTCGCCGCGCAGGGCGGCGACCAGACCGCCGAGGCCATGGCGCTGACCGTGCGGGCCCGCATGGGCCGCATCCTCGGGGACGCCGGAGCCGAGGAAATCCTCGACGAGGCCCTCGCCCTGCCCGCGCCCGAGGTGCCGCTCGGCATGCGCAACGCACCCCAGTACCTCGCCGTCCGGCACGCACTCTTCGACGACCGGCTCGCCGACGCCCGCCGCCAGCTGATGGTGCTGCTGCCGGCCGTCCGGCGGACCGGTTCGGCCGAGGACGTCTTCGAGGTGCTCCGCAGCCTCACCGAGGTGGAACTGCGCAGCGGCCGGTGCGAGGCCGCCTCGGCCCACGCCCGCAGGGCCCTGGAACTGACCATCGAGGCGGGCCTCTCGCCCGGCCCCGCCTGGTACGTCGCTGCGACGGCCGAGACCATGGGCGGCAGTTTCGCGCGCGCCGAGAGTTACGCGCGACGCGGCATCCAGGCCTCCCAGGAGGAACAGGACCAGGTCTTCCTCTCCCGCGGGCTGCACGCCCTCGGGCTGATCGAACTGGCCACGGGCGAAGCGGCGAAGGCCGTCGCCACCCTGCGCCGCGTCGCCGAACTGGAGGCCGCCCAGCAGGTGGTGGATCCCTCGATCCTGCGCTGGCACGGTGAACTCGCCGAGGCGCTGATCGCCGCGGACGCACCCGGCGAAGCCGCCGACCTGATCGGTCCCGTCCGCACGGTCGCCCTCGGGCTCGGCCGCACCGGCGTCGTCGCCGCCCTCGACCGGGCCCGCGCTCTCTGCCTGTCCGCGCAGGGCGAGGCGGACGCCGCCGTCCGGCTCCTGGAGGAGACGGCGCAGCGCTTCGACGGGCTCCGACTGCCGCTGGAGCGGGGCCGTACGCTGCTGGCCCTCGCCCGGGTGGAGCGCCGCCGCCGACGGCGGGCGCCGGCCCGGGCGGCGCTCCGGTCCGCGGCCGAGGTGTTCGAGCGGGCCGGGGCCGCGCCCTGGACTGCGCTCGCCCGGGAACCGGCTCCGGGCGACGCGGCGGGATCTCCGGTCACCGCGGCCGCGACCCTGACCGAGGCCGAGAGCCGCCTGGCGCTCCTGGTCAGCCAGGGCGCGAGCAACCAGGAGGCCGCGGCGAAGCTGTTCCTCAGCGTCAAGACCGTCGAGTCCCGGCTGACCCGCATCTACCAGAAGCTGGATGTACGGTCACGGGCCCAGCTGGCCACCGCGCTGCGCACGCGGTGA
- a CDS encoding rodlin, which produces MLKKFMATAAATAAVLGAGAAASPAMAIGNDNGVSTVNGNDSAQIYGNAETRGNQSPQLAPIQGSLNKLCVGLPAKVNAQSLVAVLANVGVQDVNVLSNPQNQQCAENSTQAKGDESLSHIASNIPVLSGNLSAGS; this is translated from the coding sequence ATGCTCAAGAAGTTCATGGCCACCGCCGCCGCCACCGCCGCCGTGCTCGGCGCGGGCGCCGCCGCCTCGCCCGCGATGGCGATCGGCAACGACAACGGCGTCAGCACCGTGAACGGCAACGACTCGGCGCAGATCTACGGCAACGCGGAGACCCGCGGGAACCAGAGCCCGCAGCTCGCCCCGATCCAGGGCTCCCTCAACAAGCTCTGCGTCGGCCTGCCGGCCAAGGTCAACGCCCAGTCCCTGGTCGCGGTCCTCGCCAACGTCGGCGTCCAGGACGTCAACGTCCTGTCCAACCCGCAGAACCAGCAGTGCGCGGAGAACTCCACCCAGGCCAAGGGCGACGAGTCCCTCTCGCACATCGCCAGCAACATCCCGGTCCTGTCCGGCAACCTCTCCGCCGGCAGCTGA
- a CDS encoding MFS transporter, with protein MSTPSPAAAASRQRHETAVVFALSLAAMVVSMMQTLPVPILGLIRDDLGSSTADVSWVTTATLLSAAVFTPLLGRFGDQHGKKPTLVAVLGVMVAGSVLTALAPSLPLLILGRVLQGAATAIFPLALSVLREEVRPQKLPGAMALVSGTLAFGSGLALVATGLLTSGPDADYRNAFWMATGLAVLALLAVVLLVPRTRTGSGGRTDVLGALTLGTALLLLLLAISQGHEWGWTSGRTLGSFTGAAVMAAVWVVTELKVLEPLVDMKMFAHRPVLMANLAGLLVGFGMFASFLGVSYLVQMPEALTGYGFDASILRASVQFLLPSAIVSLLASPIGGRIVRHRGPRTALGMAALLGTAGFGWLAVDHGHAFSVIGSGLVVGAAVSFGYAAMPAVIMSSVPPHQSGIANGINSISRSTGSAIGSAVVTTILASNTIEHLPAGVPPLPAESGFTLTFGIGAAAFALVGLIGRFGLHAGHRPAAPAAARPAEAGPGRTAEPAQADAVG; from the coding sequence ATGAGCACCCCCTCCCCGGCCGCGGCAGCCTCCCGGCAGCGCCACGAGACGGCCGTCGTCTTCGCCCTGAGCCTCGCCGCGATGGTCGTGTCGATGATGCAGACCCTGCCGGTCCCGATCCTCGGCCTCATCCGCGACGACCTCGGCTCCTCGACCGCCGACGTGAGCTGGGTGACCACCGCCACTCTGCTGTCCGCGGCGGTCTTCACACCGCTCCTCGGCCGGTTCGGAGACCAGCACGGAAAGAAGCCCACCCTGGTGGCCGTCCTCGGCGTGATGGTCGCCGGCTCCGTCCTCACGGCGCTGGCCCCTTCGCTCCCGCTGCTGATCCTGGGCCGCGTCCTGCAGGGCGCCGCCACCGCGATCTTCCCGCTGGCGCTCTCGGTGCTGCGCGAAGAGGTCCGCCCGCAGAAGCTGCCCGGCGCGATGGCTCTGGTCAGCGGCACGCTCGCGTTCGGCAGCGGCCTCGCGCTCGTCGCCACCGGCCTGCTCACCTCCGGCCCCGACGCGGACTACCGCAACGCCTTCTGGATGGCGACCGGCCTCGCGGTGCTCGCCCTGCTCGCGGTGGTCCTGCTGGTCCCCCGCACCCGCACCGGATCCGGGGGGCGCACCGATGTGCTCGGCGCCCTGACCCTCGGTACCGCGCTGCTGCTGCTCCTGCTGGCGATCTCGCAGGGCCATGAGTGGGGCTGGACCTCCGGCCGTACGCTGGGCAGCTTCACCGGCGCCGCCGTGATGGCCGCCGTGTGGGTGGTGACCGAGCTCAAGGTCCTCGAGCCCCTGGTCGACATGAAGATGTTCGCGCACCGCCCGGTCCTGATGGCCAACCTGGCCGGCCTCCTCGTCGGCTTCGGCATGTTCGCGAGCTTCCTCGGCGTCTCGTACCTCGTGCAGATGCCCGAGGCGCTCACCGGCTACGGCTTCGACGCTTCGATCCTGCGCGCCTCCGTGCAGTTCCTGCTGCCCAGCGCGATCGTCTCGCTGCTGGCCTCGCCCATCGGCGGCCGGATCGTGCGCCATCGCGGTCCGCGCACGGCACTGGGCATGGCCGCCCTGCTGGGCACGGCCGGCTTCGGCTGGCTCGCCGTCGACCACGGCCACGCGTTCTCGGTGATCGGCTCCGGTCTGGTCGTCGGTGCGGCCGTCAGCTTCGGGTACGCCGCCATGCCAGCTGTGATCATGTCCAGCGTCCCGCCGCACCAGAGCGGCATCGCCAACGGCATCAACTCGATCTCCCGCTCGACGGGCAGCGCGATCGGCAGTGCCGTCGTCACCACGATCCTCGCGTCCAACACCATCGAGCACCTGCCCGCGGGGGTGCCCCCGCTGCCCGCCGAGTCCGGGTTCACCCTGACCTTCGGGATCGGCGCCGCGGCCTTCGCCCTGGTCGGGCTGATCGGCCGGTTCGGCCTGCACGCTGGCCACCGGCCCGCCGCACCGGCTGCCGCGCGGCCGGCCGAGGCCGGACCGGGCCGGACCGCCGAGCCCGCACAGGCCGACGCCGTCGGCTGA
- a CDS encoding NADPH-dependent F420 reductase, whose translation MKIGIIGAGNIGGNLTRRLTALGHEVAVANSRGPETLTALAQETGATPVTVAEAAQGAEVVVVTIPFKNVPDLPAGVFDGAAPGLVVIDTGNYYPRQRDGRIAGVEDEGLTESRWTERQLGRPVIKAFNGTYAQDLLDRHRPAGAADRIALPVAGDDEAAKKTVRDLIEELGFDTVDSGGLDDSWRQQPDTPVYGLREGVEGVSRALAEASPVRPAAFRG comes from the coding sequence ATGAAGATCGGCATCATCGGCGCGGGCAACATCGGGGGCAACCTCACCCGCCGCCTCACCGCCCTCGGGCACGAGGTCGCGGTCGCCAACTCGCGGGGGCCCGAAACCCTCACCGCCCTCGCGCAGGAGACCGGCGCCACCCCCGTCACCGTGGCCGAGGCGGCGCAGGGTGCCGAGGTCGTCGTCGTCACCATCCCGTTCAAGAACGTGCCCGACCTGCCGGCAGGCGTCTTCGACGGCGCCGCTCCGGGCCTCGTGGTCATCGACACCGGAAACTACTACCCCCGGCAGCGCGACGGCCGGATCGCCGGCGTGGAGGACGAGGGACTGACCGAGAGCCGCTGGACCGAGCGGCAGCTCGGACGCCCCGTGATCAAGGCCTTCAACGGCACCTACGCCCAGGACCTCCTCGACCGGCACCGCCCGGCCGGTGCCGCGGACCGGATCGCGCTGCCCGTCGCGGGCGACGACGAGGCGGCGAAGAAGACCGTACGCGACCTCATCGAGGAGCTCGGCTTCGACACGGTCGACTCGGGCGGCCTCGACGACTCCTGGCGGCAGCAGCCCGACACCCCCGTCTACGGACTCCGGGAGGGCGTCGAAGGGGTCTCCCGGGCCCTCGCCGAGGCCTCCCCGGTACGCCCGGCGGCCTTCCGCGGCTGA